The Flavobacterium sp. HJ-32-4 genome contains a region encoding:
- a CDS encoding fibronectin type III domain-containing protein encodes MKLKITLFALWAVLCCIPTAFGQCVTGGLYPDTAFTPACSGTQEIVNTDCWAGEYAQINITANNQYVFASSTATDFITVTDGAGSTIYAFGTSPVSWNSNSVSGVIRYYIHKTSGCVAENVGRIRYITCTPAGCGQPSGLNVTNITSNSARLNWTAPGTAPSVGYDCYISTSNTAPTAATVPTGTVASTVNSISGLSASTTYYYWVRSNCNATKSGWVSGGSFTTIAFQACNGASFGLYPETTFTPAYTGNFEEITADAWAGEYSNVNVLANKQYTFTSTVGTDYVTVTNAAGTVVYASGTSPVIWNSGNVTGVIRYYLHANSSCGDDSVSRQRLIIATDSCNQPTSLSTTNITSSSATLTWSTPSTPSGGYDYYFSTSSTAPNAATTPSGNLNTNNITLNNILAPSTTYYWWVRSNCGATKSAWSGPITFTTLAVPVGCTTGTLWPSTTYTPQCTGTQELIVNNAYGGEYSNISVPNNYKRLTFASSVSTDFITITNAAGTQVLAYGTTPVVYNVENAPVTLRYYIHTNSACGTQNINRNRYITCDNTVCVTPVSLTSSNVTSSGALLSWNFSMSQAANYEFYVSTSSAVAPQYTTAPTGSSPTLAAPIGNLNPSTTYYFWVRSACNNTDKSNWVYGGSFTTLATTVCGDPTNVSIINVTSNSAFVSLTAPSPFPTSGYQYYFAGSNVAPNSATTPTGTFPAVGQANITGLNPNQTYYAWIRSACGGSSVGNWVSAGSFTTVAAASCNGTAGVFGVYPPGTFTIPTCDGSAQVISTGSWAGEYANVNVTAGKYYTFTSSVATDYLTITNATGNIVFASGQTPVVWYSGTTTGTIRYFMHTNSSCGAEQVNRTRSVSCAAPVVGIVGTAAAGWDTDVFMSSVDGVNFTLNNYALTTGEVKFRLNGAWNLNWGGATFPTGTGVQDGPNIPVVGCTYNITFNLNTKAYTFTTTSTSPSAPTGTANQIVCNNPTLASFTVTGTNIKWYSAATGGNLLAANTSVTIGTTYYASQSNGTCESPTRLAVTAIATPLPTASATQTFCTGATVANLQATGTALKWYNVPANGTVLTGATVLAAGTYYVSQTLSGCESGRRAVTVTLTPKVTPTFTQVAAICSGATLSALPTTSNNGITGTWSPALNNTTTTTYTFTPGANQCANTTTMTITVNPVVTPTFTQVAAICSGATLSALPTTSNNGITGTWSPALNNTTTTTYTFTPSAGQCATTRTMTITVNPKVTPTFTQVAAICSGATLSALPTTSNNGITGTWSPALNNTTTTTYTFTPGANQCANTTTMTITVNPVVTPTFTQVAAICSGATLSALPTTSNNGITGTWSPALNNTTTTTYTFTPSVGQCATTRTMTITVNPKVTPTFTQVAAICSGATLSALPTTSNNGITGTWSPALNNTTTTTYTFTPGANQCANTTTMTITVNPVVTPTFTQVAAICSGATLSALPTTSNNGITGTWSPALNNTTTTTYTFTPGANQCANTTTMTITVNPVVTPTFTQVAAICSGATLSALPTTSNNGITGTWSPALNNTTTTTYTFTPAANQCANTTTMTITVNPVVTPTFTQVAAICSGATLSALPTTSNNGITGTWSPALNNTATTTYTFTPAANQCANTTTMTITVNPVVTPTFTQVAAICSGATVSALPTTSNNGITGTWSPALNNTTTTTYTFTPAANQCANTTTMTITVNPVVTPTFTQVAAICSGATLSALPTTSNNGITGTWSPALNNTTTTTYTFTPAANQCANTTTMTITVNPLVTPTFTQVAAICSGATLSALPTTSNNGITGTWSPALNNTTTTTYTFTPAANQCANTTTMTITVNPVVTPTFTQVAAICSGATLSALPTTSNNGITGTWSPALNNTTTTTYTFTPAANQCANTTTMTIIVNPLVTPTFTQVAAICSGATLSALPTTSNNGITGTWSPALNNTTTTTYTFTPAANQCANTTTMTITVNPIVTPTFTQVAAICSGATLSALPTTSNNGITGTWSPALNNTTTTTYTFTPAANQCANTTTMTITVNPVATPTFTQVAAICSGATLSALPTTSNNGITGTWSPALNNTTTTTYTFTPAANQCANTTTMTITVNPIVTPTFTQVAAICSGATLSALPTTSNNGITGTWSPALNNTTTTTYTFTPAANQCANTTTMTITVNPLVTPTFTQVAAICSGATLSALPTTSNNGITGTWSPALNNTTTTTYTFTPAANQCANTTTMTITVNPIVTPTFTQVAAICSGATLSALPTTSNNGITGTWSPALNNTTTTTYTFTPAANQCANTTTMTVTVNPIVTPTFTQVAAICSGATLSALPTTSDNGVTGTWSPALDNTATTTYTFTPDAGQCADTATMTITVNPIVTPTFTQVAAICSGATLSALPTTSNNGITGTWSPALDNTATTTYTFTPDAGQCADTATMTITVNSIVTPAFTQVEAICSGATLALPSTSENGITGTWSPAFDTTVTTTYTFTPDAGQCAETTAMTIIVTPNVTPVFTQVAAICSGDPLLALPMISDNGITGTWSPALDNTTTTTYTFTPDAGQCATTATMAITVHPVPVVSTMTDITACVSYTLPELANGNYYTAADGQGTMLVAGDAITSTQTIYIFADNGNCMAQTSFVVTITETAVIDELADVTVCGSYTLPVLTSNANYYTAPGGAGTMLQAGDVITTSQTVYLYVEGAIATCTAESDVVITINPVPTVESFEDVTACDSYVLPSLANGNYFTASNGAGVMLNAGDVITASQTIYIYVTNGDCTAESHFDVIITPTPTVEDRSDVTVCDAYTLPALTTGNYYTESNGQGEMLIEGDVITSTQTVYLYATNGDCEAETSFTVTVLPAPTVESFEDVTACGSYILPALAGGNYYTEPNAGGTLLLAGDSISQTQTVYVYANNGTCSAESSFTVIIPTVDNTVVVNEATLTANQSGATYQWVSCDDLPSVILGETGQSFTATANGQYAVIVTLDGCTIMSDCITIDSLSIDQPGTTNVIALYPNPTNGAVTVDTGHRMPDTIIVIDNLGRLISQFKPTALKSTWQMDGHEDGVYYIKIQFGQEEITKKLILRKN; translated from the coding sequence ATGAAGTTAAAAATTACCTTGTTCGCCTTGTGGGCTGTACTTTGTTGCATACCCACGGCATTTGGGCAATGTGTTACCGGTGGATTGTATCCCGATACCGCCTTCACGCCGGCCTGCAGCGGCACCCAGGAAATCGTCAATACCGACTGTTGGGCAGGTGAGTACGCCCAAATCAATATTACGGCGAACAATCAGTATGTTTTCGCCAGTTCAACGGCTACGGATTTTATCACCGTAACGGATGGGGCAGGCAGCACCATCTACGCCTTCGGAACGTCACCGGTGAGTTGGAACTCCAATTCGGTGTCCGGCGTCATTCGCTACTACATTCACAAAACGTCAGGTTGCGTTGCCGAGAATGTCGGACGTATCCGCTACATCACCTGTACGCCGGCTGGCTGCGGACAACCCTCAGGCCTCAACGTTACCAATATCACGTCGAACTCGGCCCGCCTGAACTGGACGGCACCGGGAACGGCGCCAAGTGTCGGATATGACTGTTATATCAGCACGTCAAATACAGCGCCTACCGCCGCCACCGTCCCGACCGGAACCGTAGCATCGACGGTCAACTCTATTTCCGGGCTCAGCGCCTCGACTACCTATTACTATTGGGTCCGGTCAAACTGTAACGCAACGAAAAGCGGCTGGGTGTCTGGAGGTTCCTTTACGACAATCGCCTTTCAGGCGTGTAACGGAGCATCCTTCGGACTCTATCCCGAGACGACCTTCACGCCTGCTTACACGGGTAATTTCGAGGAAATCACCGCCGACGCCTGGGCAGGGGAATATTCCAATGTCAACGTCCTTGCGAATAAACAATATACCTTCACCAGTACCGTCGGAACCGACTATGTTACGGTTACCAACGCCGCCGGTACGGTCGTCTATGCCTCAGGTACCTCGCCAGTTATCTGGAACTCGGGCAACGTGACCGGTGTCATACGCTATTACCTCCATGCCAATTCATCCTGTGGGGATGATTCCGTTTCCCGGCAGAGGTTGATCATCGCGACAGATTCCTGTAACCAACCCACCAGCCTTTCTACCACCAACATAACAAGTTCGTCCGCGACTCTCACGTGGTCAACTCCAAGTACGCCTTCCGGTGGATATGACTATTATTTCAGCACTTCCAGTACCGCCCCTAATGCGGCCACTACGCCGTCGGGTAATCTCAATACCAATAACATTACCTTAAACAATATCCTCGCTCCAAGCACCACCTACTACTGGTGGGTTCGCTCCAATTGCGGAGCAACGAAAAGTGCTTGGTCTGGTCCGATCACCTTTACGACACTTGCTGTCCCTGTGGGTTGTACGACCGGAACGCTCTGGCCGAGTACTACATACACTCCGCAATGTACGGGTACGCAGGAGTTGATCGTAAACAACGCCTACGGAGGGGAGTATTCGAACATCTCTGTTCCGAACAATTACAAACGCCTCACGTTCGCGTCTTCGGTGAGCACCGATTTTATCACCATTACCAATGCTGCCGGAACGCAGGTGCTGGCCTATGGCACGACGCCGGTTGTATACAACGTTGAAAATGCACCGGTGACCTTGAGGTATTACATCCATACTAATTCGGCATGTGGCACACAGAATATAAACCGGAATCGTTATATCACCTGTGACAATACAGTGTGCGTGACGCCGGTCTCATTGACGAGCTCCAATGTGACGAGTTCCGGTGCATTGCTGTCCTGGAACTTCAGCATGTCGCAGGCCGCAAATTATGAGTTTTACGTCAGCACGTCGAGTGCGGTAGCGCCGCAATACACTACCGCGCCAACGGGCAGTTCGCCCACGTTAGCAGCGCCTATTGGCAACCTGAATCCCTCTACTACGTATTATTTTTGGGTGCGGTCGGCATGTAACAACACCGACAAGAGTAACTGGGTATACGGGGGCAGCTTCACCACCCTGGCAACCACCGTTTGCGGAGATCCGACCAATGTTTCGATTATAAACGTCACTTCCAATTCCGCCTTTGTAAGCTTGACGGCTCCAAGCCCCTTCCCCACATCCGGATACCAGTATTATTTCGCGGGTTCCAATGTGGCACCGAATAGCGCAACGACCCCGACGGGTACTTTCCCAGCAGTCGGCCAGGCGAATATCACCGGACTCAATCCGAACCAAACGTATTACGCATGGATACGATCTGCCTGCGGCGGGTCATCGGTGGGCAACTGGGTATCGGCTGGCAGTTTTACCACCGTAGCCGCAGCAAGCTGTAACGGTACGGCAGGTGTCTTCGGGGTGTATCCGCCCGGCACGTTTACCATACCCACCTGCGATGGTTCCGCCCAGGTGATTTCAACAGGTTCGTGGGCCGGAGAGTACGCAAACGTAAACGTCACCGCAGGGAAATACTATACTTTCACTTCATCTGTTGCTACTGATTATCTAACGATCACAAATGCAACCGGTAATATCGTATTTGCCAGTGGCCAGACACCTGTAGTTTGGTATTCGGGGACTACAACGGGAACTATCCGCTACTTCATGCACACCAACTCCAGTTGTGGCGCGGAGCAGGTCAACCGAACACGCTCGGTCAGTTGTGCGGCGCCCGTTGTGGGCATTGTAGGAACAGCTGCAGCCGGTTGGGACACCGATGTGTTCATGTCATCTGTGGATGGGGTCAATTTTACCCTGAACAATTATGCGCTCACCACCGGAGAGGTGAAGTTTCGTCTGAACGGCGCCTGGAACTTAAACTGGGGCGGCGCCACCTTCCCAACGGGAACAGGAGTCCAGGACGGACCGAACATCCCGGTTGTAGGGTGTACCTACAATATTACATTCAACTTAAATACCAAGGCGTATACCTTTACCACCACGTCGACCTCGCCATCGGCGCCAACCGGAACTGCCAACCAGATTGTCTGTAATAATCCGACACTCGCCAGCTTTACAGTGACAGGTACCAACATTAAGTGGTACAGTGCTGCGACCGGAGGAAACCTATTGGCCGCTAATACGTCGGTCACGATAGGCACAACGTACTATGCGTCGCAAAGCAACGGTACCTGCGAATCGCCAACGCGATTGGCGGTGACCGCAATTGCCACTCCACTGCCTACAGCCAGCGCAACGCAAACCTTCTGTACGGGCGCAACGGTGGCGAACCTACAGGCGACCGGCACGGCCTTGAAATGGTACAACGTTCCTGCGAATGGCACGGTCCTGACAGGCGCTACGGTATTGGCAGCCGGTACCTATTATGTAAGCCAGACACTCAGCGGTTGCGAAAGCGGTCGCCGTGCGGTTACCGTAACACTCACGCCTAAAGTGACACCAACGTTCACGCAAGTAGCCGCCATCTGTTCAGGTGCAACGTTGTCTGCATTGCCAACAACGTCGAACAACGGCATTACCGGAACCTGGTCACCGGCGTTGAACAATACCACGACAACGACCTATACGTTTACACCGGGTGCGAACCAGTGCGCGAACACGACGACGATGACCATCACGGTCAACCCAGTCGTGACACCAACATTTACGCAGGTAGCTGCGATCTGTTCAGGTGCGACGCTATCAGCCTTGCCAACGACATCGAACAATGGCATTACCGGAACGTGGTCACCGGCGTTGAATAACACTACGACGACTACGTATACGTTTACACCAAGCGCAGGTCAATGTGCGACTACACGTACGATGACCATTACGGTGAATCCTAAAGTAACCCCAACGTTCACGCAAGTAGCCGCCATCTGTTCAGGAGCGACGTTGTCAGCCTTGCCAACGACATCGAACAACGGCATTACGGGAACCTGGTCACCGGCGTTGAACAATACCACGACAACGACCTATACGTTTACACCGGGTGCGAACCAGTGCGCGAACACGACGACGATGACCATCACGGTTAACCCAGTCGTGACACCAACGTTCACGCAGGTAGCTGCCATCTGTTCTGGAGCGACTTTGTCGGCACTTCCAACGACTTCCAACAACGGCATTACCGGAACGTGGTCACCGGCATTGAACAATACTACAACAACGACCTATACGTTCACACCAAGTGTAGGTCAATGTGCGACTACACGTACGATGACCATTACGGTGAATCCTAAAGTAACCCCAACGTTTACGCAAGTAGCCGCCATCTGTTCAGGTGCGACGTTGTCAGCCTTGCCAACGACCTCGAACAATGGCATCACAGGAACGTGGTCACCGGCGTTGAACAATACTACAACAACGACCTATACGTTTACACCGGGTGCGAACCAGTGCGCAAACACGACGACGATGACCATCACGGTTAACCCAGTCGTGACACCAACGTTCACGCAAGTGGCAGCCATCTGTTCAGGTGCGACGTTGTCGGCTCTTCCAACAACATCGAACAACGGCATCACCGGAACCTGGTCACCGGCGTTGAACAATACTACAACAACGACCTATACGTTTACACCGGGGGCGAACCAGTGCGCGAACACGACGACGATGACCATCACGGTTAACCCAGTCGTGACACCAACATTTACGCAGGTAGCTGCGATCTGTTCAGGTGCGACGTTATCAGCCTTGCCAACGACATCGAACAATGGCATTACCGGAACGTGGTCACCGGCGTTGAATAATACCACGACTACGACCTATACGTTTACACCAGCCGCTAACCAATGCGCGAACACGACGACGATGACCATCACGGTTAACCCAGTCGTGACACCGACCTTCACGCAAGTAGCGGCCATCTGTTCAGGAGCGACTTTGTCGGCACTTCCAACGACTTCCAACAACGGCATTACCGGAACCTGGTCACCGGCGTTGAATAACACCGCAACGACTACGTATACGTTTACACCAGCCGCGAACCAATGCGCGAACACGACGACGATGACCATCACGGTTAACCCAGTCGTGACACCGACCTTCACGCAAGTAGCGGCCATCTGTTCTGGAGCGACTGTGTCGGCACTTCCAACGACTTCCAACAACGGCATTACCGGAACCTGGTCACCGGCGTTGAACAATACCACGACGACTACGTATACCTTCACACCAGCCGCTAACCAATGCGCGAACACGACGACGATGACCATCACGGTTAACCCAGTCGTGACACCAACGTTTACTCAGGTAGCCGCGATCTGTTCAGGTGCGACGTTGTCGGCTCTTCCAACGACCTCGAACAACGGCATTACGGGAACGTGGTCACCAGCGTTGAACAATACCACAACGACTACGTATACCTTCACGCCAGCAGCCAACCAGTGCGCAAACACGACGACGATGACGATCACCGTCAACCCACTCGTAACTCCAACGTTCACGCAAGTAGCGGCCATCTGTTCAGGAGCGACTTTGTCAGCGCTTCCAACCACGTCGAACAACGGCATCACCGGAACCTGGTCGCCGGCGTTGAACAATACGACGACGACTACGTATACCTTCACACCAGCCGCGAACCAATGCGCGAACACGACGACGATGACCATCACGGTTAACCCAGTCGTGACACCGACCTTCACGCAAGTAGCGGCCATCTGTTCAGGAGCGACTTTGTCGGCGCTTCCAACCACGTCGAACAACGGCATTACGGGAACGTGGTCACCAGCGTTGAACAATACCACAACGACTACGTATACCTTCACGCCAGCAGCCAACCAGTGCGCAAACACGACGACGATGACGATCATCGTCAACCCACTCGTAACTCCAACGTTCACGCAAGTAGCGGCCATCTGTTCAGGAGCGACTTTGTCAGCGCTTCCAACCACGTCGAACAACGGCATCACCGGAACCTGGTCACCGGCGTTGAACAATACGACTACTACTACGTATACCTTCACACCAGCGGCCAACCAGTGTGCGAATACCACGACGATGACCATCACGGTCAACCCAATCGTGACACCAACGTTCACGCAAGTAGCGGCCATCTGTTCAGGCGCGACGTTGTCGGCACTTCCAACAACATCCAACAACGGCATCACCGGAACCTGGTCACCAGCGTTGAACAATACGACTACTACTACGTATACCTTCACACCAGCCGCTAACCAATGCGCGAACACGACGACGATGACCATCACGGTTAACCCAGTCGCGACACCAACGTTCACGCAAGTAGCGGCCATCTGTTCAGGCGCGACGTTGTCGGCACTTCCAACAACATCCAACAACGGTATTACGGGAACCTGGTCACCGGCGTTGAACAATACCACAACGACTACGTATACCTTCACACCAGCGGCCAACCAATGCGCAAACACCACGACGATGACCATCACGGTCAACCCAATCGTGACACCGACGTTTACTCAGGTAGCCGCGATCTGTTCAGGTGCGACGTTGTCGGCTCTTCCAACGACCTCGAACAACGGCATTACGGGAACGTGGTCACCAGCGTTGAACAATACCACAACGACTACGTATACCTTCACGCCAGCAGCCAACCAGTGCGCAAACACGACGACGATGACGATCACCGTCAACCCACTCGTAACTCCAACGTTCACGCAAGTAGCGGCCATCTGTTCAGGCGCGACGTTGTCGGCACTTCCAACAACATCCAACAACGGCATCACCGGAACCTGGTCACCAGCGTTGAACAATACGACTACTACTACGTATACCTTCACACCAGCAGCTAACCAATGCGCGAACACGACGACGATGACCATTACGGTCAACCCAATCGTGACACCAACATTTACGCAAGTAGCGGCCATCTGTTCAGGCGCGACGTTGTCGGCTCTTCCAACAACATCCAACAACGGTATTACGGGAACCTGGTCACCGGCGTTGAACAATACCACAACGACTACGTATACCTTCACGCCAGCAGCGAACCAATGCGCAAACACCACGACGATGACCGTCACGGTCAACCCAATCGTGACACCGACGTTCACGCAGGTAGCCGCAATCTGTTCAGGTGCGACCCTGTCAGCCTTGCCAACGACATCTGATAATGGCGTTACAGGAACCTGGTCACCAGCGTTGGATAACACCGCGACCACGACCTATACCTTTACGCCTGATGCGGGTCAGTGTGCCGATACGGCGACTATGACTATTACCGTCAACCCAATCGTAACACCGACGTTCACGCAGGTAGCGGCTATCTGTTCGGGAGCTACGTTGTCAGCATTGCCAACGACCTCGAACAACGGTATCACAGGAACCTGGTCACCAGCGTTGGATAACACCGCGACCACTACCTATACCTTTACGCCTGATGCAGGTCAGTGTGCCGATACGGCTACTATGACGATTACCGTCAATTCAATCGTAACGCCTGCCTTTACTCAGGTCGAGGCAATCTGTTCAGGTGCGACACTTGCGCTGCCGTCAACGTCAGAGAATGGTATCACGGGAACCTGGTCACCGGCATTTGATACTACCGTGACCACGACCTATACGTTTACACCTGACGCTGGTCAGTGTGCGGAGACTACCGCGATGACGATTATCGTCACCCCGAACGTGACGCCTGTATTCACACAGGTAGCTGCGATTTGCTCAGGAGATCCGCTTCTGGCCTTGCCAATGATATCCGATAACGGCATCACCGGAACCTGGTCGCCGGCCTTGGATAACACCACCACGACCACCTATACCTTCACGCCTGATGCAGGTCAGTGCGCCACTACAGCGACGATGGCCATCACGGTGCATCCGGTGCCTGTCGTGAGCACCATGACCGACATTACGGCCTGTGTAAGCTATACATTACCCGAACTGGCTAACGGTAATTATTACACTGCTGCTGACGGTCAGGGCACGATGTTGGTAGCGGGCGACGCCATTACGTCGACACAGACGATATATATATTCGCGGATAACGGCAATTGTATGGCGCAGACGAGCTTCGTGGTGACCATCACCGAAACAGCGGTCATCGATGAACTAGCCGATGTGACCGTGTGCGGAAGCTACACGCTGCCGGTACTCACGTCTAACGCGAATTATTATACCGCACCAGGCGGCGCGGGAACAATGTTGCAGGCTGGTGATGTAATAACGACTTCACAAACTGTATATCTATATGTCGAAGGCGCTATTGCCACTTGTACCGCGGAAAGTGACGTTGTGATTACCATTAATCCGGTGCCGACTGTCGAGAGTTTTGAAGACGTTACCGCTTGCGACAGCTATGTGCTACCATCCCTGGCCAACGGAAACTACTTTACTGCTTCCAACGGGGCGGGTGTGATGTTGAACGCAGGTGATGTGATTACCGCCTCTCAAACCATCTACATCTATGTGACCAATGGTGATTGTACGGCGGAAAGCCATTTCGATGTAATCATCACACCAACGCCAACGGTTGAAGATAGGAGTGATGTGACGGTATGTGATGCGTATACGCTCCCTGCCCTGACAACCGGAAATTACTACACCGAAAGCAACGGCCAGGGTGAAATGCTGATCGAAGGCGATGTCATCACCAGCACACAGACGGTGTACCTATACGCAACCAACGGCGACTGCGAAGCGGAAACCAGCTTTACCGTGACGGTGCTCCCGGCTCCGACTGTCGAAAGTTTCGAAGATGTTACCGCGTGCGGCAGCTACATCCTTCCAGCCCTTGCCGGAGGAAATTATTACACAGAACCCAATGCAGGAGGAACGTTACTTCTGGCCGGTGATAGCATCAGCCAAACGCAAACCGTGTATGTCTATGCAAACAACGGCACTTGTTCAGCGGAAAGCAGCTTTACCGTTATCATCCCTACCGTAGACAACACGGTAGTGGTGAACGAGGCAACGCTTACGGCAAACCAAAGCGGCGCTACCTATCAGTGGGTGTCATGCGACGACCTACCAAGTGTCATCTTAGGTGAAACGGGACAGAGCTTTACGGCTACAGCGAACGGACAATATGCCGTAATTGTCACGCTTGACGGTTGTACAATCATGAGCGATTGTATTACCATAGATAGTTTGAGTATAGACCAACCGGGCACTACCAACGTCATCGCGTTGTATCCGAACCCAACCAATGGGGCTGTAACTGTTGACACGGGCCATCGTATGCCGGATACTATCATAGTAATCGACAATCTCGGAAGGCTGATCAGCCAGTTCAAGCCGACTGCCCTGAAATCGACATGGCAGATGGACGGACACGAGGATGGGGTGTATTACATCAAAATCCAGTTCGGTCAGGAAGAGATCACCAAAAAGCTCATCCTCAGAAAGAACTAA
- a CDS encoding GntR family transcriptional regulator, which yields MGLITIQENSGVPKYRQIIASVEQAIRDGRLSKGDRLPSVNKVCLGFGLSRDTVLLAYDELKKRGILFAHPGKGYYVKSTGVSIQRKVFLLFDELNSFKEDLYNSFLEHIGTEIQVDIFFHHFNPQVFRKLVDDAKGNYTHYVINPCELEVAEEVLATLPPEDVYLLDQVQPNLSQYAAAYQPFAKDIYDGLKQAHSRLSKYGKLILIFPDFREPQGMLEGFRKFCRDMALPHDSIRSFGQRKIVPGEVYVIPNDRDLVRVIERAKEQRFEAGRDFGIISYNETPLKKVVEKGITTISTDFEAMGRLMAGMILKGDKRQVPNKSGLILRHSL from the coding sequence ATGGGGCTTATTACCATCCAGGAAAATTCAGGCGTTCCGAAGTACCGGCAGATCATCGCCTCGGTTGAACAGGCCATCCGCGACGGACGACTTTCGAAGGGGGACCGCTTGCCCTCGGTGAACAAAGTCTGCCTGGGATTCGGTTTATCGCGCGACACGGTTTTGTTGGCTTACGATGAACTCAAGAAGCGCGGCATCCTTTTCGCCCATCCCGGAAAAGGCTATTACGTCAAAAGCACGGGCGTTAGCATCCAACGGAAAGTATTCCTGTTGTTCGATGAGCTCAATAGTTTCAAGGAAGATCTTTACAATAGTTTTCTGGAACACATCGGAACGGAAATCCAGGTAGATATCTTCTTCCATCATTTTAATCCGCAGGTGTTCCGAAAGCTGGTCGACGACGCGAAAGGAAACTACACCCATTACGTCATCAACCCATGTGAATTGGAAGTAGCAGAAGAAGTGCTGGCAACGCTTCCGCCTGAAGACGTGTACCTGCTTGACCAGGTGCAGCCGAATCTTAGCCAATACGCAGCGGCGTACCAACCGTTTGCAAAAGACATTTACGACGGACTGAAACAGGCGCATTCCCGTTTGTCGAAATACGGAAAACTGATCCTGATTTTTCCGGATTTCCGCGAACCCCAGGGTATGCTGGAAGGCTTCCGAAAGTTCTGCCGTGACATGGCCCTTCCCCACGACAGCATCCGGTCGTTCGGCCAACGGAAAATTGTGCCGGGCGAGGTATACGTCATCCCCAACGACCGCGACCTGGTGCGTGTAATTGAACGGGCGAAGGAACAGCGATTTGAAGCGGGTCGCGACTTCGGTATCATCTCCTACAACGAAACGCCACTCAAAAAAGTAGTCGAAAAAGGCATCACAACGATCTCCACCGATTTCGAGGCGATGGGTCGTCTGATGGCGGGTATGATCCTAAAAGGCGATAAGCGGCAGGTGCCGAATAAGAGCGGGCTGATCCTGAGACATTCTTTATAA
- a CDS encoding aldose epimerase family protein — MELTNISRFSQNVRIRSFGFTPRGHASRLYTLRNERGTELDVTDYGATVTSFRIADGTGRVRDIVLGFDDVADYAASFRLRAAPYMGATVGRYAGRIAFGEFEWEGGRFRLSRNNNGHCLHGGKKGWSRRIWSLVSLHDGDNPAIRLQHVSPDGDMGFPGKVTVNVTYTLTEQDEFVIEYEATSDADTVVNLTHHSYFNLDGHTGDVRQQQMMVNSTRKLEADEENIPTGRILKLDHCPFDFTSPKNCPEAIDTTFVLDDPSRPAATLFSPESQLQLLVYTDQPGVHIYVGGNCFGLLAGKEKAAYHPHSGICFETQHFPDAPNHPHFPSTVLRKDERYFQKTIYKIQPL; from the coding sequence ATGGAACTGACGAATATTTCCCGCTTCTCCCAAAATGTCCGTATCCGCTCGTTCGGGTTTACCCCGCGGGGCCACGCGTCACGTCTGTATACGTTGCGGAACGAACGTGGGACGGAATTGGATGTCACCGATTACGGTGCGACTGTCACCTCTTTTCGGATTGCAGACGGAACCGGTAGGGTTCGGGATATCGTGCTCGGTTTCGACGATGTGGCCGACTACGCCGCTTCTTTCCGGTTACGTGCGGCACCGTATATGGGCGCTACGGTCGGACGGTATGCCGGTCGGATCGCATTTGGCGAGTTTGAATGGGAAGGCGGTCGCTTTCGGCTTTCGCGCAACAATAATGGGCATTGCCTGCACGGGGGCAAGAAGGGCTGGAGCCGCCGCATTTGGTCGCTGGTATCGCTTCATGACGGCGATAATCCCGCCATCCGCCTACAGCATGTGAGTCCGGATGGCGATATGGGCTTCCCCGGCAAAGTCACGGTTAACGTAACCTATACCCTCACCGAGCAGGATGAATTCGTCATCGAATACGAAGCCACATCCGATGCCGATACCGTCGTCAACCTCACCCATCATAGTTATTTCAACCTTGATGGGCATACGGGAGACGTCCGCCAACAACAGATGATGGTCAATTCTACCCGCAAGCTCGAAGCCGACGAAGAGAACATTCCAACAGGACGCATCCTGAAGCTCGATCATTGTCCGTTTGACTTCACGTCCCCGAAAAACTGTCCGGAAGCGATCGACACGACCTTCGTACTCGACGATCCGTCGCGACCGGCTGCCACGCTTTTCAGTCCGGAAAGCCAATTGCAATTGCTCGTCTACACTGACCAGCCCGGCGTTCATATATATGTCGGAGGGAATTGTTTTGGACTTCTGGCCGGTAAGGAGAAAGCCGCTTATCATCCGCACAGCGGCATCTGCTTCGAGACACAGCATTTCCCGGATGCACCGAATCACCCGCATTTTCCGTCGACGGTACTGCGGAAAGACGAACGCTATTTCCAGAAAACAATCTATAAAATTCAACCGCTATGA